The sequence ctgacgtcttcttgcttccgtaagggggctgagagccgccgtcgtcatagagcgtgcggggcgccatcattacttgtttagcggagcgagccagatgggacgccggtcttgttccccgtagcctgggctagcttggggtaggataatgatggcgactcccatgacgtggtcggtccgagccctgggttgggcgaggtggaggctcctccgaggtcgaggtcgaggtcgagtctgtcttccaaggtcgaggtcgagtccgagcccccgggtcgggcgaggcggagaccgtcggctgaggccagggctgagtccgagccctggggtcgggcgaagcggagttcgtcgtcttccggggctgagaccgagtccgagccctggggtcgtgcgaagcggagttcgtcgtcttcaggggctgagcccgagtccgagccctggggtcgggcgaagcggagttcgtcgtcttccggggctgagcccgagtccgagccctggggtcgggcgaagcggagttcgtcgtcttcaggggctgagcgcgagtccgagccctggggtcgggcgaagcggagttcatcgtcttcaggggctgagcccgagtccgagccctggggtcgggcgaagcggagttcgtcgtcttccggggctgagcccgagtccgagccctggggtcgggcgaagcggagttcgtcgtcttccggggctgagcccgagtccgagccctggagtcgggcgaagcggagtttcctatggcgcctgaggccagacttggctgctgccagcctcactctgtcgggtggcacaacagtcggagcggcgcaggcggcgctgtcctcttgtcaggccgacctgtggagcggcgaagtgattacggtcacttcggctctgtcaactggagggcgcgcgtcaggataaaggtgtcaggccacctttgcattaaatgcccctgcgatttggtcggttggcgtggcgatttggccaaggttgcttcttggtgaagactggtcctcgggcgagccgaaggtgtgtctgttgctggagggggtcctcgggcgagacgtagatcctccggggtcggctgcccttgcccgaggctgggctcgggcgaggcgtgatcgcgtccctcgaatggaccaatccttgacttagtcgcacccatcaggcctttgcggctttgtgctgatgagggttaccagctgagaattaggagtcttgagggtacccctaattatggtccccgacaaccacTCTAGTGCATTGTCAACTTATTATCATCAACATCAAAACAAATTTCTCATCTTCTCCTATAATTTTTGTAAGCACGCTGACTAGGGGTGTTTGTTTATGATTATAATCTACccaaattatataatctaacaaaTTTTAAATTAAATGTTAGTTCAAAATTTGTCTGATTTTATAATCTAGACAGATTATAATTTTAAACACTCCCTAAGTCATCTCTTGACAAAACAAATTTCTCGTCCTCTTCTGTAATTTTTGTAAGTACTCATCCCTTGTGGACACGTAAGGTGGTACTAAACTGACATAGAAATTGTAGCTTATGTCACAAAATGCAGACTTGCTGTCATAATGCTGGGCCGTTGTACCAAATGGGTAGATCAAAACAAGCAACAAGTCAACGCATACATGTTTAAAGTCCATCTTGTGTATTGTTTTTCGCTTTTTATTTTATTACATGATGTAACACTTTTTTTATAGTTCTTAGGACTTGTTTGAGAGCAAGTAGAATGAAAAAGATTAAAGAGGTTAAAATCCCTTACTTTAAAATTTTAAAGTGGAATAAAATCACTTATTGAATAGCAAAAGATTATACTTCCCTCAATTCCCCTTCATTATCCTTGCTTCTAAAAAGTCCTTTGGATTTTTGTAGAGTCACGGATTTATGGTATAATAGTACTATCTGTATTTTATCTAATACAATAACATtatggggtgtttggttagaggaactaaagattagtctctagtttttagtctcatttagtcgtttttttgccaaacactaagaataaaatatggactaaaatgatttagtctttagtccttcacatagtgctaaaagagactaaaagagAGCACATAAGTGTATTCTAAGGGCATTTGGGTTTTTGGACAGTGTATTTAATGACTTTAAAATCTATTTAATCCTTAGAACCAAACAAgtaaggactaaagtttagttctaggactaattgaaaccaaacatAGCCTATGTATGTATGGTTGTATTTGTCGACTTATCGTATCTTGAGTGAAATGTATCTCGAGTGAAATGTTCGATGTGGATATATTTAAGATATTTCTGATTTAGATTATTCGTTTCTGACTATTATTGATGTGTTCTCGAGCGAATTGTTTTGCTTCCGATTTCCAACATCATTCTCGATTCTGTTTTCGTTTTCAGAGCGAATTGTTTTGCTTCCGAATTCCAACATCATTCTCGATTCTGTTTTCGTTTTCAGATAGAgaatataaaaataaaaatatttaGAGGTTTTTTCTGACAGTTCCCGATCGTTTTCATTGTGCCAATTTCCTTTTTTTTTCAAAAGGCACCCTACGGTTATTTCGTATCAGCAATAGCATACGCCCCACGTCCCCACGCGGCCACGCCTTCTTTCCTCTCTGCCCCCACCACGAAACTCCACGACGACGCGTCCGCGCACCAGGCAGGCACGACCACCACCGTGGCACCGTCCACCGGAGCCGAGCAACGCGAGGAGTTGAGCCGATGGAGGTGGCGTCGGGGGATGAGGATCTGGAATCGCTGCTCCAGAACTTCCATCGCGTGTCCCAGGTACTCGATACCAGCCGCACGGCACCCCCTACTGCCCAGTTGCCAGTTCTACTTACACTACGGCCGCCCGGCCGCGAATCGCGTTCCGGCGCACTCAGTCCACCCGCGACTCGTTTCGGTTTGGTTTCGAATGATCGCGCTCCGCGCTGCACTGGCCTGCTAGGGTCATCGGCGGTTCGTTTCACGTGTTGATTCAGTGACCAGTTCGAGAAATGGAAGTTGTAGTGATCGTTCGTTGAACCATTCAGTCTGTACTCAGGCGGCGCGTGCTCCCTGCTCAGCCTGTATTCGATGAAATTACAAAGTGGTTGCAGTTGGAGAGTGGGTGCCTCCAGCTACATTGGCATGTTTTACAAAATTTGCGTCCAGAGAGTGTAGCGTGGTGTTGTTGGTAGCAGAATAAGCTGCCTGCTAACTGATGTTGTATCTGGACAATGTTGTGGTTGCCTTGCTGGTAGATATACATAAGCTCAATTGCTTCTAAATGTCCAGTTGTTCTAGTTTACCTTGCCTAAGGAACATGGCCTGTGTTGTATGTTTCATAGTACCCGTTAGCATTTTCTGTCCTTATTGGTCTTGTGTTgtctttattttctttcttttttcctgAACAGGGGTACAAAGATGCACTTATGCAGGTCCAGGTTTTAAGAGTAAATTGCAGCACTGAGTTCAAAAGGCGGGAAGCTCTTGAATCACATATTACAGATCTTAAGAAAGGTTAGCCGCTTCAGCCGTCTCTACAAGTTTAAACTCAATCTCCTGTCTTAAGAGTCTGTAAATTTTGCGGTAGCTTATCATTTACCTTTCCTTCTGAGATCGAAAGAAACGAGTAACTGTTCATGCTCTGCAGATAATGAGCGGTTAAGAAGGCAATACACAGAAACTTTATTCAAGGTCACCAACCAGGTTGGTTGCTACTTACTATGTGCATTTATATAAGTGTAATTGCATAAATCAAGGCTAGCAAGTGCCATTTTCACCTATGATCTAACTGAGAAGTGAGAACAGGGTTCTTCATTCCATGGGAGCAGTTTTAACAGATGTGATGACTAGTTGACTGCCAAATGCTTCTGTAGTTTGGTCTTGATTTTTTTTAATCTTTTCCTGGAAATGCGGCGGAACCAGTACAACAACATGTATTATAATAGGACATCAGTATGTCTCTGTTATGGTcactagatcggtgagggattggagaggggtatcgatgggcaggaacgtcggcCGGGGGCCTTTGCCCACGGCCAAGCAAGAGGAGGGTTtgtcccttctaattcttgcctactttatttctcatccattgattacataaataggccagttggccgcccctatctagctagagatccttatctccttaaaactctcctaaaaactctcaacaaactaactgataaccttcctagataatctcaactaatctcctaaataatctcaactaatcttctaatcttatctaatcccccttggaGGGCCATGGCTGCTGCTACTGCATCTCCTCcatgggcctccttaggccctgacactacacccctcctggacaagcagctcgtcctcgagctgcagcatgacgggtgctcaaagaccgagtctacttgacccaaaaccagacacctagaagacaagtcttttacatctcggcttatctTATTATTCCGAATCTGAATTTTTTTTGACCCGTAAGATAAGACGGACACCCTCCGCGCATTGGACTTGCACGTGTGCAGCCAcctggatcccatggacgccatctAGACGAAAGGGGAGCACATGGACGGGCACCTGGAATAGGTCGCAACAATAACCAGCGGAGGCGCCCTCGTGGCGGCCGGTAGCGGAATGTGGTGGCGCTAAATAGTGCGCCCTTGCCGATGACGAGGGGAGTGCCTTCCTTACCGCTGCTGCCGTATAATTGAAGTTCGTCGCCCGCAGGAAACGCACCATGCCCGCACTTGGAAATAGCGGCCCGGAGCCGCTGCTGATGGCCGTCCGACAAGGCGAGGTCGTGCCCCCATGTGCCGAGGTCTACCGTCACCAAGGCTGCCTCGAGCATCTGTCGGCGCATCTCCCGCACTCTCTGTCGTGCAAGGAAGCCACGAGCAGCAGCTTGTATGCCCACAGCCGCCAACGTCTGGAGCCGTGCAGACAACGCCAGCTGGTGCTGCTCATGTTGCACTGCTACCTTGATTTGCAGCAGCCCTTGCTCAACCTTCTGGAGCGTGGCTTGCATCTTTGCGAGATCAGCCCTTATGTTGGTCCACAAGTCTCCCATCGATGGAGCTGATGATTGCTGAGCCGTGGCTGCCCCTAGTGGCGTCGCCCATGGGGACGGAGACgccgtcaacgaagatgatgtgatgaaattTGGCGTTATCCCTGGGGATGGGCACGCCGGCGTCCAGGATGTGGTGACAAAATTGGCAGGCGATGCTGCCCATGGAGATAGGGACGCTGGTTGCCAGGATGGCGTGACGAAGGTGGCATGCGGCGcagcccatggagatggggacgtcgGTTGCCAGGACGGCGTGACGAAGGTGACATGTGGCGCtgtccatggagatggggacgccggttgccaggatgtcgccgcgaaattggcagcagaagccatgggatcagatcgaaacccaagctagccgataccagatgttatggtcactagatcggtgagggattggagaggggtatcgatgggcaggaacgtcggcCGGGGGCCTTTGCCCACGGCCAAGCAAGAGGAGGGTTTGTCActtctaattcttgcctactttatttctcatccattgattacataaataggccagtTGGCCgtccctatctagctagagatccttatctccttaaaactctcctaaaaactctcaacaaactaactgataaccttcctagataatctcaactaatctcctaaataatctcaactaatcttctaatcttatctaaTCCCTTGGAGGGCCATGGCTGCTGCTACCGCAGCTCCTCcatgggcctccttaggccctgacagtctcaacatctgtttaTGGACAATAGGACATTGTGATGTCTAGGAATGTGGGTTGTCGTCAAGTATTattatatgatatgtgctttgttTAGTATGCTGTGCCTATGATTGATAATAAAACTAAGGATTATTTCTAACCTGACATGCTATTCAGGTGAAATTCCGCGCAGAAGCTCAAAGCCTGAAGGAAGAGCTGGACAAGGCAAATAGTAGATTGTTATCCATGGAAGAGGTAACTAATTGCTCTCTAACACAGCTAAGCTTCTGGGTAATCTACAAATTAATCTATACATGCATCAATTTAATtcaggaacacaagagggaaactgAGCAACTTAAGCACAGCAGTGAAATGAACATCAATGCCCTGGAGAACAAGCTCAGGTAAGAAACATCGATTGAGGGAGGCTGCATAAGATTGCTGAGGGAGTCATATTCAGACAAATTTTCCTTCTGGTTGCTTTGTGAATACTGAACCAGCTACCGACTTTCACTGCAATCAGCCACGCCCTTGTACAGCAAGCAAGAGATGAAGCTGCAATGAAGCAACTGAAGTTGGAGCTGAGTGCCCATAAATCTCACATCGACATGTTAGGTAGCAGGTTGGAGCAGGTTACTAATGACGTGCATTCGCAGTGTAATGTTCTTAATTTCCCTTCTACGTTTAAGATTAGCCCTTCTTCTGAAATAGAGTCTCTTATCCCATCTGATGGCAATTCTTCCTGGTCCCTTGTACAGATAAAAATGAGATCCAGGATTTGAGGGATGTGGTTTCTGTTGAACAAGAGGAGAAAAAGGACATTCACAGGAAGCTTCAGAATGTGGAAAACGAGTGTATGTTCGAGCTGAATTGGTGAACTGAAAAAAAAAAGAAGATGAGTTTCTGCAAACAGCAGACGTCATGAACCAATTCAAACAGGAAAACAAAAACATGATTCGTATCCCCAACATGCTTATTAAGTAGCGTTCCATGGGCTTGCCTTTCAGTTCTGAAAAGGGAACACAAAATATGAACCACCAACCCCTTGTCTGATCTTCAGAAAGTAGCAAAATTTTCCTTATCAGTGCATTGCTTCTTGGTGGCCTTAACATGTTCTCTAATGATGCAGTGAGGATCACGAGGATGAAGCAGGCGGAGCAGCAAAGGGATTCTGTCTCGGTCCAGCACGTGGAGACGCTGAAGCAGAAGGTCATGAGGCTCCGGAAGGAGAACGAGTCCCTGAAGAGGAGGCTGGCGAGCTCTGAAGTCTGAACTGGAGTGCACATGAAAACTGCAACTGCTTTCCTTCACGCCGTAGTTTTATCTCATACTGTAGGATGTAGAAAAATCCACTGCTCCAAAAACACATATCACTTCCAGATGCTTTAAAACTAGCAATGATAGGTATGTTTTCACTGAAAGTTATTATCACCAATCGACACACTCATAACCTTTTCATATGAAATTATATAAAGATAAACTCTATGTCCAAGATATAGAGTTCAAAGAACTTTTTAGTTGACAACATTTTCATATAAGACAATTTGGATGTTCGAATATTCAATATAAAGATCACATGCCTATTAAACTATCTTGGGTAAAAAATATAATCAACATTAAAATTGTATTATTCGATCAGAATCCGAGTCTTGTTCTTTTGTGTTCTTTGTCTAGTTTTTTACATACTTCATAGATATATTATTATATAGTCATGATGCACTAACACTAGATGAGGTTTTTGAggctttgcacactaacaaaaaaTAAAATGGATAGTTTTTTCCAAAGGTTTTTCTTTCAAAAAAGAGCATTGTCTATTTGTAGGAGGATGAAAATGTGATATCCTGGACCCTAGAATAGTGATATCCTGACCCAAGTCTTAATATAATTAATAGAGTATTTATATCAACAAGTTGCATCTTATTTTTTGGAAGTCTATCTCGAAAAAACCATCAAGtttagcgtgcttggcttggagcaatttgggatgagtgaccgaccggaaagttttctcgggtgcgcatgagtaagaataaagtgcgcacaaaagactcgtgttggtctgtatggataatatatgatcctagagtagGCCCAGGAAAAAAGAAccggaaccgaggaaccgaactgAAATAACTGAGAACCGAAACCGAACTAACCGAGCCGAAGGAACTGTTATGAAATTCGGTTCtggttttttgagaaccgaaataaatGAGATATTTTCGGTTCTGCACTCCAAAGAACCGAAAGTACCAGATTCAATTTGTTACATGTGTTTGTAACTTCGGATGTTGTGTTTATTGACTTGTGTTGAATCTCTAATCATCCATGTATTATCTATGAAATTTTGGGCATTATGCACTTGTGGTTGTTTGTGGGGAGATGCTGTTGAAATTTCTCACAAAAGTTGTCGTTATTCAGAATTTTAGAGTGACTGTTAAAGTTCGGTTAGAACCGAAGAACCGAATcgaagaaccgagaaccgaactagtcggttctggtttctttatcttgctatttcggttctagtttttgaagaaccgaatttctacaagaaccaaggaaccgaaccgaagaaccgaacGACCAGTCCTACTAGAGAGCTGATAGGAGTAAGTATTGCATGTCTGGGATTGGACAAGGTGTTACAGAAAAAATAAATCAAACAATGATAACAGAGACAAAAGTTCTAATGATTACAAAGACCGTTTAAAATCTTGAAACAATAGAGATAAATTTTGCAACTATTACAAAGAAAGGTAATTATTTTATAGCCAACTATTATAAATTAAAAAACAAATAGAAGAAAACTGGCACATATATAGAGAAAGGTAAATTTAATAATAAAGATAATGCTTCTGTTGTTGCTTCTAAGAAAGATGGTTCTACTATTGAGATACAttttgcttttgttagatgtGCAAATATGGTGATTAATGGATTTTTTAATTAGGTTGTTTCATTTCATATATACATTAATAAAATTTGGTTTGGCGCCTATGATTCTGTCCAAGGTGGAGGTTTTGTTAGATGGGGTGATAACAGTCCACGTGATATTATTGAAATTGAATATGTTCGAATTAAGATGTATGATGACATTGTTAGAACTTTAACCGGTGTGAGGCATACTTTTCTGTATGATGAAATTGAAATTGAAAAAATTATAAAAGATTTGACTTATTCGAAATTGAAACTCACTCAATCTCacgcaatccacatggattgagattaAAACGAGCAAGCCCTAATGTTTCCTTAAAAATGTGTTATTATAACTTCCCGGATGTTGCATTTTCTTAGGGCTAGATTAGGAACTCTATTTTTCTAAGAGATTTTTATTTTCCCAAGAAAAAATGaaccaattttctttggaaaaataAAAACCCCTTGAGAAAATGTGGTTTTCCAAACTAGTCCTTACTATGTTTTTGTATTTTAAAGGTTGATGAAGTGATGTCCACTCGAAACGCAAATTCTGTGTTATAACTGAATTAGTTTAATCTGAGAGGTTTAATTTTAACTAAATAACTAGATTTATCTCGTTCTCTTATGACATGCTCCATCCATTCTAAAATATAGTTCTATCTGTCCCAAAACATAGTTCTTTCTAATAATCTTTTTCTATGCACGttagaataaataataataaatatagATATACATACCAACTTTAAACTATATCCTAAGGTTAATAAATGGATAAAGAATTATATTTTGTGACGGATGGAGCACTATTTTGGAATCTCTCGACTGATAATTAGTGGTCCGTTAGTTTCTTCCCCTCTTTCTCCTCTAACTTGGCAAAAATCTATGGCAAAACATATTATAACTGCTCTTATGTTTATTTAGAAGCTGATCCACTTAATGCATATCTATAGGTATATCTAATCCTTGTTTTGATTGCTTTATTAATTACTGGGTCTCACGTAAGAGGCCGGCAGAGGCTCAAACGCCATGTAATAATCATAAAATCAACGTAAAATAAAGTGAACAATCGATGATTTAAATAAATGGAAACCATAACTATGAGCAATAGGAACTAATGAGACCCAACGAGCTCTAAATAAAGCATCAATAGACAGACCCATATATTTTTATTCAAAATAAAGCGCATATTATATAGAACGATGGAGCTATGCTATCCTAAAAGCACATGGATTGCTTCCTTGGTGGCGTCGTCATCCCATGGAAGCACCCCACCACCTTGTTGCTCCCTTCCCATCCTGCAAATAAAAGGAATATAATGGTTTTGTAGAGGCACGGTGATCATGGAACCATCAAAGGCCGCCTAGTTAAACTGTGGGAAGATGGGGGGGGGAGCTGATACCTTTGGCCATGTGGAAGCCGCGTTTCTGGAGCTCCGTGTACTCCTGGCAGAGCGCGCAGGGGCCGCACCAGAAGTGGACGCAGCAGTCCATGCAGGGGGACTCTCGCAGGCTGTACTGCGACCGCATGGAGGAGCGCTTGGCGCAGCCGTACAGCCACTGCCAGCCTATCGTCGACAGCAGGTAGTACAGTGTGCCACTCATGCAGCACGCTGCAAATATGCAATGCGGGACGGATCGTCAGCCAAAAGGAACAGGAGAGATGGAGACGAGACGAGGGGGGCAGTAGTAGTATGGGAGTGAAGTGGAACGCGTACACGTGGAGCCTCTGTCCACGATCTCCGCGGTGCGGCCGAACGTGACGCAGGGGCACCAGAGCGTCAGGCAACCTGCAACGTGGTCGATCGTCGGCCGGGAGAGAAGGGACGGAGAGCTGAAAAACATGCATCGTAGTAcgtacgggaagaagaagaagagagagagaggagagtagCTTGCTATAGCTAGCAGGTTTGTTTGCACTGCGTACAGGTGTGAAGATCCCCGAAGCAGTCGCAGAGCCCCACGGACCACTCCCCCGGCATGCTGCGAGCTGTTCACGCAGACGCGCGCCGTCAGTTGGTCGGGTTTGGATGCGTTGCGGCGATTAGTTTCTGTATGATCTCGGTGGTTTCAGGCAACGCGACCTTTGGTCCTCTTGGTACCACTATATAGCAGTATCGCTCTAGATAGCAGCAGCCCATCTCAAAACAAAAGGCCTAGTCTTGGCCtatgcctctctctctctctctctcatggaTACATGGATTGATCCGCCAGAGGAGAGAGGGCCTCCATATCGATCCATCCATGCCGACTGGGCACGCTCTGGTTTGAACCATTCCTTCTGAGATCCCCATGCATGATGTCCATGTCCTGGCAACAGTTTAGGATCTTCCAGTTTCTCGGTAACTTTCGTTCCTATATATATTACTCCTGAACGCGCTCAGCAGTGCAGCGTCAATGATTCCAAGTTATTTAGTCCCTTCGATTCATCCTGCATCAATTTTTTTTAAAAGGATCAGAGACACCCAGATGGGTGGGCCAGAGGAAAGAACAAACCGAGCCAAGAATATACAGAGAAAAGAATAAACCTGTTGACTCGGTGAAACAAACAGCATTAGCTCATGCATGACTCACTGAACTGAATTGCGTCCAGTATTCAACAAAACTGTTCCAGAACAAGTCAGACTTGGGTCTACACAAGAGGGGTCATGCAAGAGTTATCTGTTCTGCaatcttcttttcttttttgaaCCATATTTTGAATTGCTGAGGGGCCTACCCAACGTGTTTGGgacaaaaggctttgttgttgttgttgttgttgttgttgttgtttgaATTGCTGAGGGAAAAAAAACATGCAACCAAATTGGTTATGATCAAGCTATTATTCTTTGTTTAAATGTAGTAGTGCAGTTGTATGTTGGGGGCATATATCTGTACCAGTTTACCAAACAAATAGGAAATCCTTACTGAGAGATCCAGGGACTACCATATTGTGAACTGATGGAGAAAAAAAAGAAATTCAACCGCATTTGTTATGATCAAGTTGTACTTTCAGTAAATGTAATGCAATTGTATTGGGGGTACATATCTGCTCTAGTTTACCAAACAAATAGCACATCCTCACTCGCTCGAGGGGTCTAGTTTTTTCCCCCCCCCCATATAATCCATTGCATCTATTAAGCTCGATTCTTGGTACATTAAAAGGTAATGCCCACAGGTCACCTAAAACTAAAATTACAAATCGATTTTACATAACTACACAGCTGATTGAATATCTCCAGATGAATGATTATGGTGCCAGGGACACCAGCAGAAGTACACAACAAGAGAAAATAGCTCAGGAGAATGGTAACATCTCAGACCATGGGTAACTTATGTTCAGGGACACTAACAGGAGCTACGGAACTGATCACCAGCCTCTATTCTCCATGCTAACTAAAGAGTAACTTATGTTCATATGACACTTGACACCACTGCTCCGACCATGGGTCCATTATTCGGTCACCTATCCAGTGCGGGACTCTTTGCTTGACTGGGCCAAATGAATCATTTGCCAATTGCCACATACTATCATATTGATCCAATCTTTGGGTTCTTTAACATAGGCTATTTCACTGCAGAAGCACTCCGATGCAAGCCAGTCATTGCACTGGCAATCTTACCGCTCGAGTGCTTGATCTGGAAGCTCCCAGCCCTCCTGGGCCGGGGCATGTAGAGGGCACTGAGCATCTTCTCCAAACCATCGACAGTGTACCTTACATACTTGCTGGCATTTCCCTCTTGCTCCACAAGTGGCCCATAGTTCTGCATGTAGCTCCGGTAGGTAGGGACGATAGTCTGCACCACAAGATTACATGTCCTCTCCCGCAGATCCTTGTCTGGTATAACCCACGACGATTGCCTGCGATGCATCTCATCAAAGCTCGAATTGAATGTTTTGAGGCGCTGCTTCACCAGGTCCCTTGCAGTGGCCCGGCCCTTGGAGAACAATATTAATCCCTCCCGGTTCAGTAGCGCTGAAAGTGCTCCCCAGCTCTCCCTGATGAACATTGACAAATAGTATTCCTTGTATTGTTCATGCTCTCGCAGCCACACATCACCCAAGACCTCTCCTAGCTTAGTAGCCTTCAGATGCCTGAAGAAATGCCAATGGGTATTCATCATGAAGAGATACGACAGCGTAGCGTTGTCATATGCCTTGGACCAAACATCGAAGTTAGCTTCAAGGGCCTTGACGATGTTTAGCACCGCGTCAACAAGCATCCTGTCATTGAACGCCTCCTTGCGCCAGCTGCGATGGATAGTTAGCGCCTGCCCAAGCACAGGCCTGTATTGCTCACCAAGCAGTCGGTTGCAGTACTCAACGACAAAGGTAACTAAGCGCGGCACGCCTCCATCAACTGGGGGAGGCATGTGCCGCTGCAGCTCCACCTGCACAATCAACTCCTCAAAGATCTCGACGGCGCCGTCTATCAACAACTTGACAAGGTCCCTTGTCTGGCTCTGAATCTC is a genomic window of Zea mays cultivar B73 chromosome 5, Zm-B73-REFERENCE-NAM-5.0, whole genome shotgun sequence containing:
- the LOC100191577 gene encoding 4/1 protein, whose translation is MEVASGDEDLESLLQNFHRVSQGYKDALMQVQVLRVNCSTEFKRREALESHITDLKKDNERLRRQYTETLFKVTNQVKFRAEAQSLKEELDKANSRLLSMEEEHKRETEQLKHSSEMNINALENKLSHALVQQARDEAAMKQLKLELSAHKSHIDMLGSRLEQVTNDVHSQYKNEIQDLRDVVSVEQEEKKDIHRKLQNVENELRITRMKQAEQQRDSVSVQHVETLKQKVMRLRKENESLKRRLASSEV
- the LOC100191577 gene encoding 4/1 protein isoform X1 → MEVASGDEDLESLLQNFHRVSQVQVLRVNCSTEFKRREALESHITDLKKDNERLRRQYTETLFKVTNQVKFRAEAQSLKEELDKANSRLLSMEEEHKRETEQLKHSSEMNINALENKLSHALVQQARDEAAMKQLKLELSAHKSHIDMLGSRLEQVTNDVHSQYKNEIQDLRDVVSVEQEEKKDIHRKLQNVENELRITRMKQAEQQRDSVSVQHVETLKQKVMRLRKENESLKRRLASSEV
- the LOC100500712 gene encoding cell number regulator 11, producing MDIMHGDLRRNGSNQSVPSRHGWIDMEALSPLADQSIMPGEWSVGLCDCFGDLHTCCLTLWCPCVTFGRTAEIVDRGSTSCCMSGTLYYLLSTIGWQWLYGCAKRSSMRSQYSLRESPCMDCCVHFWCGPCALCQEYTELQKRGFHMAKGISSPPHLPTV